One part of the Vicia villosa cultivar HV-30 ecotype Madison, WI linkage group LG6, Vvil1.0, whole genome shotgun sequence genome encodes these proteins:
- the LOC131613839 gene encoding uncharacterized protein LOC131613839, translated as MASAKNIIVKEAIRCGNGSAEWVGEWESRIEGVHRECEEEIKSKISGIVLRDEEKDRWRWGKGEYSVKDAYHEIMKRKKFQTEANINMAAAWNSLVPQKISVLVWRIWQNRIHSRDNLVKRGILVDSQNSCPFGCGTEENVAHIFFECPSAVATWSEVYAVVVELFGTGLSSSGSLLCGQFGK; from the exons ATGGCTAGTGCGAAGAATATAATTGTTAAAGAGGCAATTCGGTGTGGCAACGGTTCGGCGGAATGGGTCGGTGAATGGGAATCTAGGATAGAAGGGGTTCATAGGGAGTGTGAGGAGGAGATTAAAAGTAAAATCAGTGGGATAGTCTTGCGGGATGAGGAGAAAGATAGATGGAGGTGGGGAAAAGGCGAGTATTCGGTGAAGGATGCATATCATGaaattatgaaaagaaagaaattccaaacagAAGCAAATATAAATATGGCAGCTGCGTGGAATTCTCTCGTACCTCAAAAGATTTCGGTCTTGGTTTGGAGAATTTGGCAAAATAGAATTCATAGTAGGGACAACTTGGTTAAGAGAGGCATTTTAGTTGATTCTCAAAATTCATGTCCCTTTGGCTGCGGTACTGAGGAAAATGTCGCGCACATTTTCTTCGAATGCCCGTCGGCTGTGGCTACATGGAGCGAG GTTTATGCAGTGGTGGTAGAGTTGTTCGGGACAGGTTTGTCGTCATCTGGTTCGCTGCTATGTGGGCAATTTGGAAAATAA